In Pseudomonas grandcourensis, the DNA window TGAGGTGCAGGATCACGCCGTTGTCCACGCCTTCGACGCGGTCGTAGTCTTCGTTGTGGCGAACCGTGATGTTGTTGTTGCTGAAGTGATAGCTCAGAGCCTGGGAAATTTCCGAGTCAAGGAAGCTCAGCAGCTGGCCACGGTTGTCCACCAGTTCGACCAATACACCCAGGCCGCTGAAGATAGAGGCGTATTCGCAACCGATCACGCCGGCGCCGTAAACGATGAGTTTGCGCGGGGTGTGACCGAGGCTGAGGATGGTGTCGCTATCGTAGATGCGCGGGTGGTGGAAATCGATGTCCGCCGGGCGATAAGGACGAGAACCGGTGGCGATGATGATGTGCTTGGCCACCAGTTTTTCGACCACGCCGTTGGCGCAGACCACTTCGATGGTTTGCTCGTCGGCGAAGCTGCCGGTGCCGAAGAACACGTCGACGCGGTTACGGGCGTAATAGCCGGTACGCGAAGCGACTTGTTTGGAGATGACTTTCTCGGCGCTTTTCAACACGTCCGGGAACGAGAACCAGCGCGGCTCACCAATGGCTCGGAACATCGGGTTGGTGTTGAACTGCATGATCTGCCGCACCGAGTGACGCAGTGCCTTGGACGGGATGGTGCCCAAGTGAGTGCAGTTGCCGCCGACCTGGCGACGGCTATCGACCATCGCCACCTTGCGCCCTGCCTTGGCGGCGTTCATTGCCGCGCCTTCCCCCGCCGGGCCGGAACCCAACACCACCACGTCGTAGTTGTAGACAGCCATGCGTACTCCTCAGAACAGGCCGCGGCACCCTCGGCACCTGCGGCTAAATCACGCCAATGCGTGGCATGAAGGAACAATTTGGGGCCAGTGCAGAACCCGGACACAGTCTATAGAAGCGTCAACGCCGCGCACATTAACCCTTGGTCGCGTCGTAGGCTACTTTTGCCTGCGCTACAACGCCAGTTTTCAATGCTCAAATCGCCGAAATCATTCGGTTTTTTTGCCACTGAGGCGTTCAAAAGCGTGATTGCTGCGTGTGACGAAACCTGTATCGGCACGAATCACAAAAAATGCGCCGATATCGTGTTTTTCTGCGTAGTCCCAACCGCGCTCCGGACCGAGAATCAGCAACAGCGTCGATAAGCCATCGGCCATCAACGCTGAAGGATGAATCACTGTGACGGACGCCAGTGTGTGTGAGACCGGAGAACCGGTGCGGGCATCAAAGGTGTGGGAAAAACGCTGGCCGTCCTGCTCGAAATAATTCCGGTAGTCGCCGGAGGTAGACAGGCCATAGCCGTCGACGACAATGACCCGCTCGGCCACCTGCCGGTCATCCCGCGGCTCCTCCAGGGCAATGCGCCATGGCGAGCCATCAGCCTTCTTGCCGGACGCCTTGAGCTCACCCGTGGCCTCGGCGAGGTAGTCATGGATGCCCATCGCCTCGAGTCTTGCGGCAATCGTGTCCACCGCATAACCGGCGGCGATGCTGTTGAAGTCGACCTCGACGGCGGCGTCCTTGCACAACTGGTCGCCATCGATGCGCAAGTGTTCATGGCCGACGCGCTTGCGGGCTTCGGCGAGGGCTTCGGCGGTCGGGACTTTTTCCCCGCGGGCTTGTGGGCCAAATCCCCAGAGATTGAGCAACGGTTCCACCGTCAGATCGTAGGAACCGTCGCTTTGCACTGACAGTTGCTCGCCCACGCGGACCAATTCGAGGATCGACGCCGGCATAACCTGACAGCCGTTGACCGGCAATGCATTGAAGCGCTCGATGTCCGAGTCGCTGCGGTAGGTCGACATTTGCCGGTCAATGTCAGCAAGGATCTGCTCGACCTGGACGCGGACTTCGTCCGGCGCCGGAAGGCCGGCATGGCGCACATACTTGATCGAGTAAGTGCTGCCCATGGTCGGGCCGCCGAAGCTTTCCAGAGCGTCGCCATTGCCGCAGGCGGACAGCATGATGATCAGAGCCCCAAGGCCATGCAGCCGCCACTTGAACAAATCCTGCATCTCCAAGAATCCCTGACACGCCGCCAAGGCTAGCCATTATGCGACAGAACTGTAGGAGCGAGCCTGCTCGCGATGAGGCCATCACATTCAGCATTGATAGTCCTCTCAGACCGCTATCGCGAGCAGGCTCGCTCCTAAATTGGACGGCTGGTGTGATCACTACCGCGCAAACACCACCAATCCCTGTAGGAGCGAGCTCGCTCGCGATGGTCGTCAACGATAACGCGTGCTTACCAGTTAAACGCAGCGCTCTAGGCTGCATCATCGAAACGCCGCCCGGAGCAAGCTCGCTCCTACTAAATACTTGACCGAACAGCAACGGCTGCAAACGGGGGCTTTTCATGGAGTCGCGTTATCGGTGACGCATTGTCTTAGTCGATCCGAATCCGTGCCACTGCCTTCGCTGAGATCAATGTCGCCGTTGGCATCGAGGTAGATGTGCGTATTGGACCATGTCGGGGTGATATTTACGCAGTGCCGGAGATCTTTATCATTCCACCAAGAGATCTCCATGAAAAACTTCTCACCTGGAAACAAGACCCCATGATCCCGTGTGCTGCTGCCTGAAGGGAGGCCTCCTTTGTAAATCCGGTGTTGCACACTCCAGATGAACCGCAGTTCGTCAACGCCGTTCTTGGAGTAATGGACGATTGCGGTAGGCAGCACAATAATTCGCCAGAGGACAATCAGCAGAAGCACCAGCAGGAGCAGTAATAGCGGTAGCAACGGAATCCATAGCCACTTAATGTAACGTGATCTTGGTTTACTTACAGACGTGGACACGAACTCCATCCCCCCAGCTCTCTTTTGGAACTGCCAGCACTTTATTCATGATCATCTGCGCCGTTATCACACCTTCAGGGTGCTGATTGGCGAGCTTTATACCGATGTTTATCGACACTTTATCATCCCATGTTCACAATTCAGTCCAAGGGCCGGCCGTAGAATGAGTGCCGGAGCGTTTTCTTTTTTGATGTTGTACTCATTGCCGAGGGCATTCCGTTAATCGATCTGAATCGGTTGCACTAGCGTGACCGCTATCGAGAACTCCATCTGCTCCAATATATATACTGGTCGTTGGCCACTTAGGACTTATCCTTACGCAATGACTTTTCCCAGAGACAGTCCAGTCGAACTGCATAAAAAAATTATAATCTTTAAAAATATGGCCGGGGCCTCCTGTAGATTGGCCAGGGGAGATTCGCCCTCGAAATATATCGTGCTGAGTATTTAGAACAAAACTCAACTGCCCGCCCCCCACCTCTGAGAAATAGACTTTCACCCTCGGCACGGAGACATACCAGACAAAATACATCAGAAGCAATATTGCTAGCAGTCTACGTTTAAACAAAAGCAGCACCCTTTTTATTTGCATTTGGGGATACTGATAATCTTGTGAAACCGATCCGCTCTGAACTTGGCGTCTTTCAGGGGCTCGCGGTATCTGTGATACATTGTTTCAAGCGATCCGAATCAGTGTCGCTGCCTTCGCTGAGATCAATATCACCATTGGCATCAAGATAGATATCCGTATTAGGCCACTTCGGAGTTATGTTCACACAGTGAGCACGAACATTTTTGCTCCACCAGGAGATTTCCATAAAAAAATTATCATCCGGAAACAGGTGACCATTATCGACTGTGCCTCCGCCGGGCTGCATCCCTCCTTTGTATACCCGATCTTGGACATTCCAGATGTATCTGAGCTCCTCCCTTCCGCTCTCGGAATAGTGAATATTAACCGTAGGTAGCGCAATATCCCAGTGGGTGATGGCCAGATACACAATCGGAATCCATAACCACCTTTTAAAAGATTGACCTCTTTTACGTGCAGGAGTGGTCACGAACTCCATCTCCCCAGTTTTCGGGTGCGACTGCCAGAACTTCGTTCACGATGATTTCCGCTGTTACTCCGCCGTTTGCGTATTGACTGGCGAGTTTCACACCAATACTTATCGCCACCCTATCAGCTACATCGTCAAATGCCCGCAGTCCGTCAACTAGACTCGCAGTTAGATGCGGACCTGGGTATTTCTTACGGTCTTCAATCCACCTTTTTGTGTCCGAACCAATTTGTTCAACTCCCGCACCATCCAACAATACGCTTTGTGAAAGCCCACCTGCTATGCCGATGTACCCATAATGGATGTTCGACCAAATATCGTAGTAGTAGTCATATCGGCCTTGCTTGTGCCAGACGTCATCGTTGTACATCGCCCGCAGTTTCGGTTTGTGATCCCACTCCATGTTTTGACCCACTTGTTTAGTCCAGATCGCCATCGCCTCTAGCTTATTCATCAATGCAATTCCGTTGAAATTCGGTGGTCCAGCCAGTCTGGCGTACCAGGGTAACGCCCGAAATTTCCTGGCTTCCGCGCTGCTGTCGTAGCTCATCAGCTCTTTCATTTTCAACACGGACGGATGCTTGATGTTCCTATTCATCTCACTTGTGATGTAGCTGGCAAGCTCTTCCATCTGGTCTGGATGGTTACAGGCTTCGCTTCCACCAAGGTCGCCGGGTTGTGCAGAGATTTTATCTGCCAAGCTCATATCAACCACCTTAGGCCTGGCTGTAAAGCTGTTTTCAGCCGGAGCCGCCGGTGAGCCTGCAGCCCTGGTGGCCGGCTGTGCAGGGCTTGCGTTGCTTTGATACGTGGCTGTAATTACGGAGGGAATTAGCCGAGCTTTGCAGGGGCAATTACTGTAACTGTCCAGCGTGCCAGCCATGGGTTTTCCATGGCTGATCATGTACGAAATGCCACCGACTATCCGATACGTCTTTCCGTCCTTTCCACACGTGACTCGATCACCATCGCAGGCATGCGCAACGCCATACATCATGATCCGGGTATCACCATCGAGAACTTTTCCACCGCAGGTGGTTCGGTCATTCAGACCGATGAAATGTCCTTCTTTCATTGAGTTTCTTCTCCATTACTTCCGGCCGCCACCAGAAGGTTTACGGCCATGGGTTGCGACCGTCAGCTGCGTTAGCATTTAAGCAACGCAGCACTGAGACAGCCTTGGGCAGCGCCAGACCTCGTCACTCAGTCCGCGACTGATGGCAAAAAATCTTCGACCTTCGGTACACCTTCGCGCGCAATAAACACTTAGCCGCCTTGCGGCGTATTGATGATCTCATCGCCATTGCTGAGCACGCTGCCGACCAGCGCCACATCATTGTTGTCTTGCCCTGCGCTGGTGATGATTTGCGCCGTACTGCCATCGGCATACAGGACGTAGTCGCCTTTTCGCGCTACGCGCACCGACCGTCCATTTTCCAACTTGAATTCCAGCGGCCCTGTCCCTTGCTGGATCACCCCGCCGTTACGGGTCTGACTGCCCTCGGTTGCGCACCGGAAGATGGCGATAGCAGGATGAGTGTCGATGTAAGTCTGCTGTTGACGCACAGCCACTTGGGCTTGCTCATGGAATTGCGCAATTTGCTGCTCAGTGAAGTGTGGATTGTCCAGACTGCGCAGATACTCTGGGGAAACATCGTTGGTATACAAAGGCTGCAAAGGTGCATTCATTTCAAAATCCTTATCCTTGGAAGGGTGTTCAGAAATAATGCGGCGGACGCTAACAG includes these proteins:
- a CDS encoding FAD:protein FMN transferase, whose translation is MQDLFKWRLHGLGALIIMLSACGNGDALESFGGPTMGSTYSIKYVRHAGLPAPDEVRVQVEQILADIDRQMSTYRSDSDIERFNALPVNGCQVMPASILELVRVGEQLSVQSDGSYDLTVEPLLNLWGFGPQARGEKVPTAEALAEARKRVGHEHLRIDGDQLCKDAAVEVDFNSIAAGYAVDTIAARLEAMGIHDYLAEATGELKASGKKADGSPWRIALEEPRDDRQVAERVIVVDGYGLSTSGDYRNYFEQDGQRFSHTFDARTGSPVSHTLASVTVIHPSALMADGLSTLLLILGPERGWDYAEKHDIGAFFVIRADTGFVTRSNHAFERLSGKKTE
- the sthA gene encoding Si-specific NAD(P)(+) transhydrogenase; amino-acid sequence: MAVYNYDVVVLGSGPAGEGAAMNAAKAGRKVAMVDSRRQVGGNCTHLGTIPSKALRHSVRQIMQFNTNPMFRAIGEPRWFSFPDVLKSAEKVISKQVASRTGYYARNRVDVFFGTGSFADEQTIEVVCANGVVEKLVAKHIIIATGSRPYRPADIDFHHPRIYDSDTILSLGHTPRKLIVYGAGVIGCEYASIFSGLGVLVELVDNRGQLLSFLDSEISQALSYHFSNNNITVRHNEDYDRVEGVDNGVILHLKSGKKIKADALLWCNGRTGNTDQLGLENIGVKVNSRGQIEVDEAYRTCVPNIYGAGDVIGWPSLASAAHDQGRSAAGSIVDNGSWRFVNDVPTGIYTIPEISSIGKNEQELTQAKVPYEVGKAFFKSMARAQIAGEPQGMLKILFHRETLEVLGVHCFGYQASEIVHIGQAIMNQPGELNTLKYFVNTTFNYPTMAEAYRVAAYDGLNRLF
- a CDS encoding polymorphic toxin type 44 domain-containing protein, with translation MKEGHFIGLNDRTTCGGKVLDGDTRIMMYGVAHACDGDRVTCGKDGKTYRIVGGISYMISHGKPMAGTLDSYSNCPCKARLIPSVITATYQSNASPAQPATRAAGSPAAPAENSFTARPKVVDMSLADKISAQPGDLGGSEACNHPDQMEELASYITSEMNRNIKHPSVLKMKELMSYDSSAEARKFRALPWYARLAGPPNFNGIALMNKLEAMAIWTKQVGQNMEWDHKPKLRAMYNDDVWHKQGRYDYYYDIWSNIHYGYIGIAGGLSQSVLLDGAGVEQIGSDTKRWIEDRKKYPGPHLTASLVDGLRAFDDVADRVAISIGVKLASQYANGGVTAEIIVNEVLAVAPENWGDGVRDHSCT